One part of the Streptomyces ferrugineus genome encodes these proteins:
- a CDS encoding family 2B encapsulin nanocompartment shell protein: MSVGEEVRTEQGKPQQSLGTSAARNLATTTKSAPQMQEISSRWLLRMLPWVNVQGGTYRVNRRLTYAVGDGRITFVKTGDRVEVIPHELTELPALRSYEDEEVLSELARRCQQREFPAGAVIASFGSQTDEVLLLAHGRVEKLGTGPYGEDESLGVLADGAYLGEQALLDSDAIWEYTARAVTACTVLVLPRQDVEQVAERADSLREHIERLRAIPEQRTNKYGEKAVDLAAGHSGEPDIPHTFVDYEARPREYELSIAQTVLRIHTRVADLYNQPMNQTEQQLRLTVEALKERQENELINNREFGLLNNCEYDQRLQPHDGVPSPDDMDELLSRRRGTKLFLAHPRAISAFGRELNKRGLVPETIEMAGNRIPTWRGVPIFPCNKIPVTEARTTSIIAMRTGEAEQGVIGLQQSGIPDEIEPSLSCRFMGINEQAIIKYLVTAYYSAAVLVPDALGVLENVEIGRWR, encoded by the coding sequence ATGTCGGTAGGCGAAGAGGTCCGCACGGAGCAGGGCAAGCCGCAGCAGAGTCTCGGCACCTCGGCCGCGCGGAACCTGGCTACCACGACCAAGTCCGCGCCGCAGATGCAGGAGATCAGTTCCCGCTGGCTGCTTCGCATGCTGCCTTGGGTGAACGTACAGGGCGGCACATACCGGGTGAACCGGCGTCTGACCTACGCCGTCGGAGACGGCCGCATCACGTTCGTGAAGACCGGCGACCGCGTCGAGGTCATCCCGCACGAGCTCACCGAACTCCCGGCGCTGCGGTCGTACGAGGACGAGGAAGTGCTCTCGGAGCTCGCCCGGCGCTGCCAGCAGCGCGAGTTCCCGGCGGGCGCCGTGATCGCCTCGTTCGGCAGCCAGACCGACGAGGTCCTCCTGCTGGCGCACGGCAGGGTGGAGAAGCTCGGCACCGGCCCCTACGGGGAGGACGAGTCCCTCGGCGTCCTCGCCGACGGCGCCTACCTCGGCGAGCAGGCGCTGCTCGACTCCGACGCCATCTGGGAGTACACGGCCCGCGCGGTCACCGCCTGCACGGTGCTCGTCCTGCCCCGTCAGGACGTCGAGCAGGTCGCTGAGCGCGCGGACTCGCTGCGCGAGCACATCGAGCGGCTGCGGGCGATCCCCGAGCAGCGCACCAACAAATACGGCGAGAAGGCGGTCGACCTCGCGGCCGGCCACAGCGGCGAGCCGGACATCCCGCACACCTTCGTCGACTACGAGGCCCGCCCCCGCGAGTACGAACTGAGCATCGCCCAGACCGTGCTGCGCATCCACACGCGCGTGGCCGACCTGTACAACCAGCCGATGAACCAGACCGAGCAGCAGCTCCGGCTGACCGTGGAGGCCCTGAAGGAGCGCCAGGAGAACGAGCTCATCAACAACCGCGAGTTCGGGCTGCTCAACAACTGCGAGTACGACCAGCGGCTCCAGCCGCACGACGGCGTGCCCAGCCCCGACGACATGGACGAGCTGCTGAGCCGCCGGCGCGGCACCAAGCTGTTCCTCGCCCACCCGCGCGCGATCTCGGCGTTCGGGCGTGAGCTGAACAAGCGCGGACTGGTCCCCGAGACCATCGAGATGGCCGGCAACCGCATCCCCACCTGGCGCGGGGTGCCGATCTTCCCGTGCAACAAGATCCCGGTCACCGAGGCCCGTACGACCTCGATCATCGCCATGCGTACGGGCGAGGCGGAGCAGGGCGTCATCGGGCTGCAGCAGTCGGGCATCCCGGACGAGATCGAGCCGAGCCTGTCCTGCCGTTTCATGGGCATCAACGAACAGGCCATCATCAAGTACCTGGTGACGGCGTACTACTCGGCCGCGGTGCTGGTGCCGGACGCCCTCGGTGTGCTGGAGAACGTCGAGATCGGGCGCTGGCGGTGA
- a CDS encoding N-acetylmuramoyl-L-alanine amidase codes for MATPMSASRFLQRLKAEGARVVEVGDWEHHNRNHVGPWGPVHGVMIHHTVTKGSAHTVELCRKGYAGLPGPLCHGVITKDGRVHLVGYGRANHAGLGDDDVLRAVIAERALPADNEANTDGNRHFYGFECENLGDGRDPWPEVQLEAIERVSAAVCRHHGWTERSVIGHLEWQPGKVDPRGFTMAWMRGRIRERLR; via the coding sequence ATGGCCACACCCATGTCCGCGAGCAGATTCCTGCAGAGACTCAAGGCGGAGGGCGCGAGGGTCGTCGAGGTGGGCGACTGGGAGCACCACAACCGCAACCACGTGGGGCCGTGGGGCCCGGTGCACGGCGTGATGATCCACCACACGGTCACCAAGGGCAGCGCGCACACGGTGGAGTTGTGCCGCAAAGGCTATGCGGGGCTGCCCGGTCCGCTGTGCCACGGCGTCATCACCAAGGACGGCAGGGTCCACCTCGTCGGCTACGGCCGCGCCAACCATGCCGGGCTCGGCGACGACGACGTCCTGCGCGCGGTCATCGCGGAGCGGGCCCTGCCGGCCGACAACGAGGCCAACACCGACGGCAACCGGCATTTCTACGGCTTCGAGTGCGAGAACCTGGGCGACGGGAGGGATCCGTGGCCGGAGGTCCAGCTGGAGGCGATCGAGCGGGTCTCGGCGGCGGTCTGCCGGCATCACGGCTGGACGGAGCGGTCGGTGATCGGGCATCTGGAGTGGCAGCCGGGGAAGGTGGATCCGCGCGGGTTCACCATGGCCTGGATGCGGGGGCGGATTCGGGAGCGGTTGCGGTAG